From Plasmodium brasilianum strain Bolivian I chromosome 5, whole genome shotgun sequence, the proteins below share one genomic window:
- a CDS encoding hypothetical protein (conserved Plasmodium protein), with amino-acid sequence MERRKKRKKISLLIDVLLYFILFYSMFPIEKKNERKLSENYSEAGKAFKNILPFYLNTPQYCNLLFDMNVSGTYSIRWGVNYIYFEHLNDSFFVNFNLYSIYVKEVELYEYRHRSFLLLKKESVENEIKFVTSIEYDKCIDAKEQRTFYFTVHSNYVQSFDTYINVTIDVNIVGHVGRGGERGSGQVPSVDEKKNDDITMVDESKNGIKQNRLPLNNNSYIIIKENYYYASNEDYKFNVREADNFYVDSKGNKIIVIYSVLFFVDFNKHCNISFFSLLTQGIEQGKNFSMDLKKIKLGKNYMHNMTTESILKYSFSHKECKEGCIKSSKTKNGVFLHTLMENNNIYKFDIVYTIYSSHSTYGNDSIYGSYSNYDISNSDRGSGHTSTSSDTIRPNEVVHFNLEYSIVNNSKNYTINDYMKEQFYKECVHNTFFPHQIIQVGENDEHFTGLVVTPSGKNKCSQNGGKCIDDDKKKADNSNHVAENVDFIIYGRVIEINDTFILNFDPINLFEEEHKVGLHVSEESLFNFSLISKSESIYVNLLKKGSSQTVCNTYYLNNINDYSLFSYITRDSATFLHKHFNDTFEVNKKDANHKFKNFSLQNILYINCVVPKGEYELKIIVNGYNVICDPNEINLVLYPLLMYEEKHTCDSSMNALTDLFYYHLRAENRSQSGRGSVVGGLGGTTASRVDVSGEATPERTSNSASSYARQNDDLTSEVQKTYSNIYEKKWMMNNPLFEQDDFVILYEKSIEEQVDELVVIVNNSLFVDIFLVIVEFIGEDSYYYIYRNSRSIVKYMLKYKNPFTIYLLASNLHYENRKLCGYFFVDIDFLKGSITVSLDGTEDYKKMIQKINYIPSLIIGYDSYAFSNFCYVPDYKKHILTICVQENSIIKINCFTQNYIYIYLLDQNKNKIYEGYNHLYIESFTRGEYEIIFEFNVPNDKETDASFFYLQIYIYQLSALEKCVFDGQTDSSSGSSSDGNGKDAQFKNYLSSNENGDNSEYDLSSFSATNNSKIELKQKGKNFFFFQNEYAYHLFKRNFLFLFPSKRTTKNLILPQVSHLNNIAFLLKLELVFHKNFLPYKMTIQEGTDDLLMHHSYTYKNKILLTMTILNNSVKVFKLYIDLYEDINEKLKNDYCPYAYLNIIYTNEGGTYKQAAFSGLNFGEISMPLLLNSILLKSFAYARGMGNSERNKDEDMGVVRRNDSGVRNDDWSNKHTSTISFRNSNTVTIGSQSVDYNLKIINNSTTLFLAEHSVFFNMYMYRENNDISLKIYKYLNSDNKLEEGYGVTFDEMNKEHVLSHSEEIMSFSNKHIYISTWLKKGLYIFKYEQSTSPFFINLSVIWNYQDDDKNMGKNYLKRYKYGGQSLTHYNNGKTEEPPADDAISDTILKNEIYFYFDKELKCDGRKDIFYESKKKLHRLTFFLKEVINNNIFETHSDDSMQITVKRDSRNTLIYERYCICIGGGPKVNDMHSDGSTSAVSANEVAQGVVTQPWTGSGSRSSSSSSSSNGSSSSSSNRYKIYHISVEESTKVYIEIKPHFHFFIYPFRVSVTSEDFYFNIFSENRNVINTNLGKGEYEVILSFPQLKENKNTLQNAIFDLIILVILPEKGAIIGDKILASSYMSNRLSGKLLEKELCNISTYKTLFNKVDLVNINENDSYVSKYIISSKFKNNYFQIFDKYYVNNFQQEIFFTIPGESYILKIFCMPIDELGGENMYKEGTYNNTYNGNSNSTYNNNAYNNNITYDSSVHNNSSSETMSNIYNVASNYVNAILNVRNNFSVQVVLADMDNKSNVKNNTSNDNEKDKYDDNNSSNRNNSSNSNAFVSPLHSNENEEYMLILYKVDNNFKLVIKTNNHECNYFKIILSLHPLSFYNSEHYFSYANYLDKYLKNLFNTLSVKTKLYEGINYTHEKSSMYSLTRLTSPIVNLKSVNMKDLFSFPLSINKASYFKINIGYNFSLVSFEIKLMKNSTTISCSNKVEVNLQDDTVNIFENISVYLEKGDYILQIFSFDYMGNSVNINKNFSFPFYFELEIFEFFQETKKSGPILLDIFPHNSVPVDKNYSFYVDAVFWGEVKGKEMFLEVHNKKYADLRNRKIIKYGNIEIHKSFLLPEDMMNMEESFILKFTPSANIYVSEQNEKKLNFIFSTYSTNIEQNNNSYKVVQGEDKIVMIGSGQRNGQVHEENVNKSFLFEYDQRDITEAGESVNDSQTNIHVDKFFDLDNVIKNYRLNEKKKKEKYLTRRSRIYYNNYDIVVESEEVINLFDDDDI; translated from the exons atggaaagacgaaagaaaaggaaaaaaatttctcTCCTCATTGATGTATTActttactttattttgttctattcCATGTTTcctattgaaaaaaaaaatgaaagaaaactTAGTGAAAATTACAGTGAAGCAGGAAAAGCTTTTAAGAATATTCTCCCCTTTTATTTGAATACTCCTCAGTACTGTAATCTATTATTTGACATGAACGTATCAGGTACTTATTCAATAAGGTGGGgtgttaattatatatacttcgAACACTTGAATGATagtttttttgtaaattttaacttgtatagtatatatgtaaaagaGGTAGAATTGTACGAGTACAGACATAGGAGTTTTCTATTATTAAAGAAAGAATCAgtagaaaatgaaataaaatttgtaacGTCCATTGAGTATGATAAGTGTATAGATGCAAAGGAACAGAggactttttattttactgtGCATTCAAATTATGTGCAGAGCTTTGACACGTACATAAATGTAACAATTGATGTAAACATAGTTGGACATGTTGGTAGGGGAGGAGAAAGAGGTAGTGGTCAGGTGCCATCTGttgatgaaaagaaaaatgacgATATAACAATGGTTGATGAATCAAAAAATgggataaaacaaaatagacTTCCTCTAAATAACAATAGTTACATtataataaaggaaaattattattacgcATCTAATGAAGACTATAAGTTCAACGTAAGAGAAGCTGACAATTTTTATGTGGACTCGAAGGGgaacaaaataattgtaatatatagtgttttattttttgtcgATTTTAACAAACATTGTAATATAAGTTTCTTCTCTCTTCTAACACAAGGGATAGAACAGGGAAAAAACTTTTCTATggacttaaaaaaaataaaattaggtaaaaattatatgcacAATATGACAACAGAgagtatattaaaatattcattttccCATAAAGAGTGCAAAGAAGGTTGCATTAAGAGtagcaaaacaaaaaatggcGTGTTTTTACACACATTAATGGagaataataacatatataagttCGACATCGTGTACACCATATACAGCAGTCACAGCACCTACGGCAATGACAGCATTTACGGAAGTTACAGCAATTATGACATTTCGAATTCTGATCGAGGAAGTGGCCATACGAGCACCTCTAGCGATACGATACGCCCTAACGAGGTTGTCCATTTTAACCTTGAATACTCTATTGTGAACAACTCAAAAAATTACACAATTAATGACTACATGAAAgaacaattttataaagaatGCGTTCATAATACTTTTTTCCCCCATCAGATTATTCAAGTAGGGGAGAATGACGAACATTTTACCGGTTTAGTGGTTACTCCGTCGGGTAAAAATAAGTGCTCACAGAATGGCGGAAAGTGCATCGACgatgataaaaagaaagcaGATAATAGTAACCACGTAGCAGAGAATGTTGATTTCATAATTTACGGAAGAGTGATAGAAATAAACGATAcattcattttaaattttgatcCAATTAATTTATTCGAAGAAGAACATAAGGTTGGTTTACATGTGAGTGAGGAGTCTTTGTTTAATTTCAGCCTTATTTCTAAGTCGgaaagtatatatgtaaatttgcTAAAAAAAGGGTCATCTCAAACTGTTTGTAATACTTATTATTTGaacaatataaatgattACAGTCTGTTTAGTTATATAACAAGAGACAGTGCtacttttttacataaacatTTCAATGATACATTTGAGGTGAACAAGAAGGATGCGAATCATaagtttaaaaatttttctttacaaaatattttatacatcaACTGTGTCGTACCAAAAGGGGAATACGAATTGAAGATTATTGTTAATGGTTATAATGTAATTTGTGATCCAAACGAAATTAATTTAGTCCTTTATCCCTTGCTCATGTATGAGGAAAAACATACGTGTGACAGTAGCATGAATGCACTTACCGATTTGTTTTACTACCACTTGAGAGCGGAAAATAGGAGCCAAAGTGGAAGAGGAAGCGTAGTTGGCGGTTTAGGAGGCACTACTGCATCGAGAGTCGACGTGTCTGGTGAAGCCACCCCCGAGAGAACCTCAAACAGTGCATCCAGCTACGCAAGGCAGAATGACGATCTGACGTCAGAAGTGCAAAAAACGTATAGTAATATTTACGAGAAAAAGTGGATGATGAACAATCCCCTCTTTGAGCAAGACgattttgtaatattatacGAAAAGAGCATTGAAGAACAAGTAGACGAGTTGGTTGTTATTGTAAACAACTCATTGTTtgttgatatttttttagtaatagTAGAATTTATAGGGGAGGAcagttattattatatatatcgaAACTCAAGAAGCATAGTGAAATATATGCTTAAGTATAAAAACCcttttactatatatttgttGGCATCAAATTTACATTACGAGAATAGAAAATTATGTggttatttttttgtagatattgattttttaaaagggtCTATAACAGTATCATTGGATGGTACAGAGGATTATAAAAAGAtgattcaaaaaattaattatataccaAGTCTTATAATAGGATATGACTCCTACGCCTTTAGTAACTTTTGCTACGTTCCAGATTACAAAAAACATATTCTTACGATATGTGTTCAAGAAAATTcaatcataaaaataaattgctttacacaaaattatatttatatttatttattagatcaaaataaaaataaaatatatgaagggTATAaccatttatatattgaatCATTTACTAGGGGAGAATATGAAATCATTTTCGAGTTTAACGTGCCAAATGATAAAGAAACAgatgcttcttttttttatttacaaatatatatctaccAACTGAGTGCTTTAGAAAAATGTGTATTTGATGGCCAAACTGATAGTAGTAGTGGCAGCAGTAGCGATGGAAATGGTAAAGATGCCCAATTCAAGAACTACTTATCATCGAACGAAAATGGAGACAATTCTGAATATGACCTTAGCTCCTTTAGTGCAACTAATAACAGCAAAATAGAATTAAAGCAAAAGGggaaaaacttttttttttttcaaaatgaataCGCATATCatctttttaaaagaaattttctttttctttttccaagTAAAAGAAcgacaaaaaatttaattttacctCAAGTGtcacatttaaataatattgcTTTTTTGCTAAAACTGGAACttgtttttcataaaaatttcttaCCTTATAAAATGACCATTCAAGAAGGCACAGATGATTTGTTAATGCATCATAGTTAtacgtataaaaataaaattttgctaACTATGACAATTTTGAATAATAGTGTAAAAGTTTTTAAGTTGTATATAGACCTATATGaagatataaatgaaaaattaaaaaatgattattgCCCCTATGCCTATTTGAATATTATCTATACCAATGAGGGAGGAACATACAAGCAAGCTGCTTTTTCAGGTTTAAACTTTGGTGAAATCAGTATGCCCTTACTTCTAAATAGCATATTGCTAAAAAGCTTCGCGTATGCTAGGGGCATGGGCAATAGCGAACGTAACAAAGACGAAGATATGGGGGTGGTCAGACGCAACGATAGCGGTGTCAGAAATGATGACTGGAGCAACAAACACACTTCGACAATATCATTTAGAAACTCAAACACAGTTACTATTGGTAGCCAAAGCGTGGATTATAatctaaaaattattaataatagtacAACGCTTTTCTTGGCTGAACAtagtgttttttttaatatgtacatgtacaggGAAAATAACGATATATcattgaaaatttataaatatttaaatagtgATAACAAATTAGAGGAAGGATACGGAGTAACATTTGATGAAATGAATAAGGAGCATGTTTTATCCCATTCGGAGGAAATTATGTCTTTCTCaaataaacacatatatatatcaaccTGGTTAAAAAAAGgcttgtatatatttaaatatgaacaaagtACATCTccctttttcattaatttgaGTGTAATATGGAATTATCAAGATGATGATAAAAACATGGGGAAGAATTATcttaaaagatataaatatggAGGACAGTCATTAAcacattataataatgggAAGACTGAAGAACCCCCTGCCGATGATGCTATTAGTGATactattttgaaaaatgaaatttatttttattttgataaagAACTAAAATGTGATGGaagaaaagatatattttatgaaagcaaaaaaaaactacatcggttaactttttttttaaaagaggtcataaataacaatatttttgaaaCTCATTCTGATGATAGTATGCAGATAACTGTAAAGAGGGACTCAAGGAATACGTTAATTTATGAGAGATATTGTATATGCATAGGGGGTGGTCCGAAAGTGAATGACATGCATTCCGATGGTTCAACCAGTGCGGTAAGTGCTAATGAAGTCGCCCAGGGTGTAGTAACGCAACCGTGGACCGGTAGTGGTAGTAGAAGcagcagtagtagcagtagcagtaaCGGCAGCAGTAGCAGCAGCAGTAATAGGTACAAAATTTATCACATTAGTGTAGAGGAGAGTACCAAGGTGTACATCGAAATAAAGCcgcattttcatttttttatttatccatTCCGCGTAAGTGTAACATCAGaggatttttattttaacatttttagtGAAAATAGGAATGTTATTAATACCAATTTGGGAAAAGGAGAGTACGAAGTAATTCTGTCTTTTCCacaattaaaagaaaataaaaatacattacaaAATGCTATATTTGATCTTATTATATTAGTAATTTTGCCTGAGAAGGGTGCAATAATAGGGGATAAAATTTTAGCTAGTTCATATATGAGTAATAGGTTAAGTGGGAAATTGTTAGAAAAGGAGTTGTGTAATATAAGCACATATAAaactttatttaataaagtagatttagtaaatataaatgaaaatgattCATAtgtaagtaaatatattatttcatcaaaatttaaaaataactatttccaaatttttgacaagtattatgttaataattttcaacaagaaatattttttacaattccAGGTGAGAGTtacattttgaaaattttctgCATGCCTATAGATGAGCTGGGAGGtgaaaatatgtacaaagaGGGTACTTacaataatacatataatggtaatagtaatagtacgtataacaataatgcatataataataacataactTACGATAGTAGTGTCCAcaataatagcagtagtgAAACGATGAGCAACATTTACAATGTGGCTTCTAACTACGTAAATGCTATTTTGAATGTACGTAACAATTTTAGCGTTCAAGTTGTACTGGCTGATATGGATAATAAGTCTAATGTTAAGAATAACACCTCGAATGATAATGAGAAGGATAaatatgatgataataacagtagtaatcgtaataacagtagtaatagtaatgcCTTCGTTTCACCGCTACATTCAAATGAGAATGAAGAGTATATGCTAATTTTATACAAAGTGGACAACAATTTTAAACtggtaataaaaacaaataatcaTGAATGTAATTACTTCAAGATAATTTTAAGTCTTCATCCCCTCAGTTTTTATAACAGTGAACATTATTTCTCATATGCTAATTACCTagataaatatttgaaaaatttattcaatACCTTGTCTGTTAAGACCAAGTTGTATGAAGGTATAAACTATACACATGAAAAGTCGTCCATGTACAGCCTCACACGTTTAACTTCACCTATTGTTAATTTGAAAAGTGTCAATATGAAGgaccttttttcctttccctTGTCCATTAATAAG gCTAGCTATTTCAAGATAAATATTGGCTACAACTTTTCGCTAGTCAGTTTTGAAATAAAGTTAATGAAGAACAGTACGACTATTTCATGTAGTAATAAGGTGGAAGTAAACTTACAAGATGACACTGTGaacatatttgaaaatattagtgtatatttagaaaaaggagattatatattacagaTCTTTTCCTTTGATTATATGGGAAATtctgttaatataaataaaaattttagtttccctttttattttgagcTTGAAATTTTTGAGTTTTTTCAAGAAACTAAGAAGAGCGGCCCTATCCTCTTGGATATTTTCCCGCACAATTCAGTCCCTGTGGATAAgaattattccttttat GTTGACGCAGTTTTTTGGGGAGAagtaaaaggaaaagaaatgtTCTTGGAGGTGCATAACAAGAAATATGCAGATTTAAGAAATaggaaaataattaaatatggaaatattgaaatacataaatcttttttattacctGAAGATATGATGAACATGGAggaaagttttattttaaaatttaccCCAAGTgcgaatatatatgtgagtgaacaaaatgaaaaaaaattaaactttATCTTTTCAACTTATAGTACAAATATTGAACAGAACAACAACAGTTACAAAGTGGTGCAAGGGGAAGACAAGATTGTGATGATAGGATCAGGGCAAAGAAATGGACAAGTACATGAAGAAAATGTGAACAAGTCTTTCTTGTTTGAATATGATCAAAGGGACATTACTGAAGCAGGAGAAAGTGTTAATGATTCTCAGACGAATATTCACGTAgataa ATTTTTTGACCTTGACaatgttattaaaaattaccgacttaacgaaaaaaaaaaaaaagagaagtaTCTTACACGTCGCTCGAGAATA
- a CDS encoding hypothetical protein (conserved Plasmodium protein), whose translation MSPIVKQFVRKKLRFDNKKLNFFFENGILNYSLVEIIGGSGSGKTQFALTLCAEQLLKTFEEKKENIVFYIYINRIFPMHRLTEIVEKKLEQKKQVSNIVYNSNSYGVACVENFVDSNEDYLNAPNVSKLSGDNFIDSEKNHLFDEEMLNQKGVEASKKPQSYGRSSSFDEKRKNMARNVLQNLYIQKINDETDFFILFEKEIYYILKYYKISLLVIDSFNSIFNGNEKIDSYKKHQLFIKFSLILKKISYENDFFVLLINSSQIKKAYNSDFAFDFSDYIVSLSCSNTIIILKRTKKKNQTVRKMTVKCSEFLSKYKSLNFEITDSGFTVV comes from the exons ATGAGTCCAATTGTAAAACAATTTGTTAG aaaaaaacTAAGATTTGACAACAAGAagctaaatttttttttcgagaATGGCATATTAAATTATAGCTTGGTCGAAATAATAGGAGGTTCAGGAAGTGGGAAAACACAATTCGCCTTAACATTATGTGCAGAAcaacttttaaaaacatttgaagagaagaaagaaaatatcgttttttatatttatattaatagaatATTTCCAATGCACAGACTTACAGAAATAGTGGAAAAGAAGTTAGAGCAGAAGAAGCAGGTTAGTAATATTGTGTATAATAGTAACAGCTACGGTGTTGCATGTGTAGAAAACTTTGTTGATAGTAATGAAGATTATTTAAATGCACCCAATGTTAGTAAACTAAGTGGCGACAATTTTATAGACTCTGAAAAAAATCATTTGTTTGATGAAGAGATGCTTAATCAAAAGGGAGTAGAAGCGTCAAAAAAACCGCAGAGTTACGGCCGCTCATCATCTTttgatgaaaaaagaaagaacatGGCTCGAAATGTACtgcaaaatttatatattcaaaaaattaacgaCGAAACagatttctttattttatttgagaaagaaatatattacattttaaaatattataaaatatcttTACTTGTAATTGATTCATTTAATTCTATATTCAatggaaatgaaaaaattgataGCTATAAAAAACATCagctttttattaaattttctttaattttaaaaaaaatttcatatgaGAATGATTTTTTTGTACTACTAATTAATAGTtcgcaaataaaaaaagcataCAACTCTGATTTTGCATTCGACTTTTCTGATTACATTGTTAGTTTATCTTGCTCCAACACAATTATAATTCTAAAAAGAACGAAGAAAAAGAATCAAACAGTACGAAAAATGACAGTTAAGTGCTCTGAGTTCTTAAGCAAGTATAAATCCCTAAACTTTGAAATTACAGATTCTGGATTTACGGTTGTCTGA
- a CDS encoding protein transport protein GOT1: MLDENKTIGLLLFFLGIVSGFIGVFLFFDKFFLCVSNLFFLLGLYYLVGTTKIVRFLMNKKKIVGSASFLFGFFLIILNRTLIGFVFQTFGIYKLFFSFLPNIVHFVKYSPIGFILNLPGIKQLADYLVNSDRLPI, translated from the coding sequence atgttagatgaaaataaaaccATAGGattactactattttttttaggaaTAGTATCGGGGTTTATTGGagtatttctattttttgataaattttttttatgtgtatcaaatttgttttttttattaggcttatattatttagtaggaacaacaaaaattgtaagatttttaatgaacaaaaaaaaaattgtaggTAGTGCAAGTTTTTTATTTGGTTTcttcttaataattttaaacagAACATTAATTGGCTTTGTATTTCAGACATttggaatatataaattattcttttcctttttgccAAATATTGTgcattttgtaaaatattcaCCTATTGGtttcatattaaatttaCCTGGAATAAAGCAACTGGCGGATTACCTTGTAAATAGCGATCGATTGcccatttaa
- a CDS encoding hypothetical protein (conserved Plasmodium protein) yields the protein MKKTVVGNITYFTKNVLPNNLFKISSVCFSSKVEIPHFFNECSKIPVSKYNSCEEMCEKKKHNSNDYILTNNIYYVKELDFFERLIKVYIDVIFNYPKYPVHVQDLHIFCRSILKEKVENVKRSKEHKNRILFGSVEPAPSTLNAYLVELNDESEKNENKTEQNMNEIVEKVKKVYNYKNVLYALFTLEHKKIVFNYTQNILERDLQHCFLNSTVNASKEIYRFIKRNGKDNIYIYVLEYSDNLHILKKRYDFVKNLFFSISEQNKDKHARICRVNT from the exons atgaaaaaaacagtTGTAGGTAATATTACCTActttacaaaaaatgtacTTCCAAACaacctttttaaaataagttCTGTTTGTTTTTCTTCAAAAGTCGAAATACCTCACTTCTTCAATGAGTGCTCGAAAATACCTGTGAGTAAATACAATTCATGTGAAGAAATGTGCgagaaaaagaaacataACAGCAAcgattatatattaacaaacaacatttattatgtaaaagAATTAGATTTCTTTGAGAGGCTTATCAAAGTATATATTGATGTTATATTTAACTATCCAAAATATCCTGTTCATGTTCAggatttacatatttttt GCAGAAGTATATTAAAAGAGAAGGTTGAAAATGTTAAAAGGAGCAAAGAGCACAAGAATCGAATATTATTTGGGAGCGTGGAGCCAGCACCTAGTACTTTGAATGCTTATCTTGTTGAATTAAATGATGAGTcagagaaaaatgaaaataagacAGAACAAAATATGAATGAAATTGTTGAAAAGGTAAAGAAggtttataattataaaaatgtactgTATGCTTTATTCACGTtagaacataaaaaaattgtatttaattatacacaaaatatattagaaagaGATTTACAACACTGCTTCCTTAATTCTACTGTAAATGCAAGTAAAGAAATATATcgatttattaaaagaaatgggaaagataacatatatatttacgtccTTGAATATTCCGATAATTTGCATATATTGAAAAAGCGTTAtgattttgttaaaaatttattttttagtatttcTGAACAGAACAAGGATAAGCATGCGAGAATATGTAGGGTTAATACGTAA